One stretch of Nitratiruptor tergarcus DSM 16512 DNA includes these proteins:
- a CDS encoding fibronectin type III domain-containing protein: MKRLFQILLISSLIFLAGCGLQPKPAKPKVDLSLPTVQTIRTISDITSVALEWTPLYSEKVEGYYLYRAQEGKKLQRIATIEDRYSSHYIDKDLKPDTLYIYAMSIFTRNGVESRPSKPVRVRTLPIPESVPFIDAIDHLPREIKIIWRPHPYQRVEWYIIERSEPRSDKWKEIATIKGRLKAEYIDKGLKDNKTYYYRIKVKTCDGIVSKPSKVVQASTKPRPKIVQGLQASQNLPRKIVLHWQPNSEPDIDHYNIYRSFFELGPYLKIAKAKKTEYTDLIKKDGAKYYYKVTAIDKDGLESFKQDVPVVGKTLSKPLPPVILNYKVEGKTFFVTWQSPDKRAESFIIKKTEKLGFMNSNEYIFKNIKSTSFSDAGLKPGAKYKYEIIAVDKFGIVSEPSKTIEFTIEK; this comes from the coding sequence ATGAAAAGATTATTCCAGATACTTTTGATAAGCTCTTTGATTTTTCTAGCGGGTTGTGGATTACAGCCAAAACCAGCTAAACCAAAAGTAGATCTCTCATTGCCAACTGTACAGACTATTCGTACTATTAGTGATATTACGAGTGTGGCATTGGAGTGGACTCCTCTTTATAGTGAAAAAGTAGAAGGCTACTACCTCTATCGTGCTCAAGAGGGGAAAAAGCTTCAACGTATTGCTACAATAGAGGATAGATATAGTTCTCACTATATCGATAAAGATCTTAAACCAGACACTCTATATATTTACGCCATGAGTATTTTTACAAGAAATGGCGTAGAATCGCGTCCTAGTAAACCTGTACGTGTGCGCACACTCCCAATTCCAGAATCAGTCCCATTTATTGATGCAATTGATCACTTACCAAGGGAGATAAAGATTATTTGGCGTCCTCACCCTTATCAAAGAGTTGAGTGGTATATTATTGAAAGAAGCGAGCCTAGAAGTGATAAATGGAAAGAGATTGCTACTATCAAAGGAAGACTCAAAGCTGAATACATCGATAAAGGGCTAAAAGATAATAAAACCTACTATTATCGTATCAAAGTAAAAACATGTGATGGTATCGTTTCTAAGCCAAGCAAAGTCGTGCAAGCATCAACGAAACCAAGGCCTAAAATTGTACAAGGCTTGCAAGCTTCACAAAATCTCCCTAGAAAAATCGTTCTCCACTGGCAGCCAAATAGTGAGCCTGATATCGATCACTACAATATATATAGGAGTTTTTTTGAGTTAGGTCCATATCTGAAAATTGCTAAAGCCAAAAAAACTGAATATACCGATCTCATCAAAAAAGATGGAGCAAAATATTACTATAAAGTCACTGCCATAGATAAAGATGGATTAGAAAGCTTTAAACAAGATGTCCCTGTTGTTGGAAAGACTTTAAGTAAGCCTCTTCCTCCAGTTATTTTAAATTACAAAGTAGAAGGTAAAACATTTTTTGTAACATGGCAGTCACCAGATAAGAGGGCTGAGAGTTTTATTATCAAAAAGACAGAAAAGTTAGGCTTCATGAATAGTAATGAGTATATTTTTAAAAATATAAAAAGTACAAGTTTCAGTGATGCTGGCCTGAAGCCGGGAGCAAAATATAAGTATGAGATTATAGCAGTAGACAAATTTGGAATAGTTTCTGAACCAAGCAAAACTATAGAGTTTACAATAGAGAAGTAA
- the trmB gene encoding tRNA (guanosine(46)-N7)-methyltransferase TrmB, with product MPHIVVKSYKEFTSPVKSDGYEFLWFAKEFKNAKDTLVAVRFEEHQFLLAIKPKDEHYIIKGDKITRIAPTYILKGALKHFCELADCEILYDNLSSIKPIHVDKAKSFLKEIDYFIEHFPTKKEVWIEIGFGSGRHLLYQAKNNPDIQFIGIEIHKPSIEQLLKQIALQDIHNLLVIDYDARLFLEFVPSNIVGKIFVHFPVPWDKKPHRRVISKKFIQEAERALKPDGVLELRTDSRAYFDYALELFLEREKSKLEVTKNIEPPVSSKYEDRWVRLGKDIYDIRMYALQESPPLELNFDFTFSKISSLERFIKNFDIKPKVFDDYFVHFEKLYMIEDGKFLAEVSFGSFDRPTHLYLILSEGSAQYYPKKPIASQANIKAHKKIEEFLNV from the coding sequence ATGCCACATATAGTTGTAAAGAGTTACAAAGAGTTCACTTCACCAGTAAAATCGGATGGGTATGAATTTTTATGGTTTGCAAAAGAGTTTAAAAACGCAAAGGATACTCTTGTAGCAGTACGATTTGAAGAGCATCAGTTTCTTTTGGCAATCAAGCCAAAAGATGAGCACTATATCATCAAAGGCGATAAGATTACACGTATTGCTCCTACATATATCCTCAAAGGAGCATTAAAACACTTTTGTGAGTTGGCTGATTGCGAAATTTTGTATGACAATCTCTCTTCTATCAAGCCAATCCATGTTGATAAGGCAAAAAGCTTTTTGAAAGAGATTGACTACTTTATTGAGCACTTTCCAACCAAAAAAGAGGTGTGGATTGAGATTGGATTTGGAAGTGGGCGGCATCTACTCTATCAAGCCAAGAATAACCCCGATATTCAGTTTATTGGTATAGAAATTCACAAGCCATCCATTGAGCAGCTTCTTAAGCAAATTGCTTTGCAAGATATTCATAATCTTTTGGTTATTGATTATGATGCAAGGCTTTTTTTGGAGTTTGTACCATCAAATATAGTAGGAAAAATATTTGTTCATTTTCCAGTTCCTTGGGATAAGAAGCCTCATAGGCGGGTGATATCTAAAAAATTTATTCAAGAGGCAGAGCGTGCTTTAAAACCTGACGGCGTTTTGGAACTACGTACTGATAGCAGAGCTTACTTTGACTATGCGCTTGAGCTCTTTTTAGAAAGAGAAAAATCCAAACTAGAAGTAACAAAAAATATAGAGCCACCAGTAAGTAGTAAATATGAGGATAGATGGGTGCGACTTGGCAAAGATATTTACGACATTCGCATGTATGCACTGCAAGAATCACCCCCATTAGAGCTCAATTTTGATTTTACTTTTTCAAAAATCTCATCTTTAGAACGATTTATTAAAAACTTTGATATAAAACCAAAAGTTTTTGATGACTATTTTGTCCATTTTGAAAAGCTCTATATGATTGAAGATGGTAAATTTTTAGCTGAAGTTTCCTTTGGAAGTTTTGATAGACCGACACATCTATACTTGATTTTAAGTGAAGGTTCGGCACAATACTATCCAAAAAAGCCCATTGCTTCACAGGCAAATATTAAAGCACATAAAAAAATAGAAGAGTTTCTCAATGTCTAA
- a CDS encoding cell division ATP-binding protein FtsE — translation MSKNVIVAKDLYLEYKKDTPIIKDSTFSIKSGSFVFITGPSGSGKSTLLKSFYGELKPKQGILQIGGVSLNDISTSKLAFLRKYLGIIFQDYKLIEEWTVKKNVMLPLLIAGYSKNVCEAQTARLLRHVHLTGKENYYPPELSGGEQQRVAMARALAHNPVIILADEPTGNLDEYSSRVIWGLLESANEQLGTTVVVVTHSIPTSLKVPFKHFYIEDGKVYEIS, via the coding sequence ATGTCTAAAAATGTTATTGTCGCTAAAGATCTCTATCTTGAATATAAAAAAGATACTCCCATTATAAAAGATTCAACATTTTCTATCAAAAGTGGTAGTTTTGTATTTATTACAGGTCCAAGTGGAAGTGGGAAGAGTACACTTCTTAAATCTTTTTATGGTGAACTTAAGCCAAAGCAAGGAATATTACAAATCGGTGGAGTCTCTCTCAATGACATAAGCACTTCAAAGCTTGCTTTTTTGCGCAAATATCTCGGCATTATTTTTCAAGACTATAAGCTGATTGAAGAGTGGACAGTGAAAAAAAATGTTATGCTTCCACTTTTGATTGCTGGATATAGTAAAAATGTATGTGAAGCCCAGACTGCGAGACTTTTAAGACATGTGCATCTTACTGGTAAAGAGAACTACTATCCACCAGAGCTTAGTGGTGGGGAGCAGCAAAGAGTTGCGATGGCAAGAGCTCTGGCGCATAATCCTGTGATTATCTTAGCAGATGAGCCCACAGGCAATCTTGATGAGTACTCTTCTCGTGTAATTTGGGGACTTTTGGAGAGTGCTAATGAGCAACTTGGTACAACAGTGGTTGTGGTGACACACTCAATTCCAACTAGTTTGAAAGTGCCTTTTAAACATTTTTATATAGAAGATGGAAAAGTCTATGAGATCTCTTAA
- a CDS encoding RluA family pseudouridine synthase, with the protein MDELHFKAQQKERLDKFLTQELQKSRNQIEQLIKGGFVTVANQKITKPGYKLKEGDEIVVNLPKPRQSQRCDVDFEVDIVYEDEDILVVNKPSGIVVHPAPSVKEATLVDWLKSKGIRLSTLSGEERHGIVHRIDKETSGLLVVAKNDQAHLALSQQLQDKSMGRYYLAIIEPPLKENIIVDKPIGRNPKNRLKMTIINSGRVARSAFVKILQSKNGVYELIGAKLFTGRTHQIRVHLASLQRHILGDSLYGFKSKKATIPRVFLHAYVLYLRHPKSNKEMRFVAPLPDDMQQFLQKNFEMENVYEKIIPDTFDKLFDFSSGLWITAKTS; encoded by the coding sequence TTGGATGAATTACATTTTAAAGCACAGCAAAAAGAGAGACTTGACAAGTTTTTGACACAAGAACTACAAAAAAGCCGTAATCAGATTGAGCAGCTTATAAAAGGCGGTTTTGTTACTGTTGCCAATCAAAAGATCACTAAACCCGGATACAAACTCAAAGAAGGTGACGAGATAGTTGTCAATCTACCCAAGCCTCGACAAAGTCAAAGGTGTGATGTAGATTTTGAAGTAGATATTGTATATGAAGATGAAGATATTTTAGTAGTAAACAAGCCTAGTGGCATTGTTGTACATCCTGCACCAAGTGTCAAAGAGGCTACACTTGTAGATTGGCTAAAATCAAAAGGTATACGTCTTTCAACCCTTAGTGGAGAAGAGCGTCACGGTATAGTACACAGAATCGATAAAGAGACAAGTGGATTACTGGTAGTTGCCAAAAACGATCAGGCCCATCTGGCGTTATCGCAGCAGCTGCAAGACAAATCGATGGGACGATACTATCTTGCTATTATTGAGCCTCCGCTTAAAGAAAATATCATAGTTGACAAACCAATTGGGAGAAACCCAAAAAATCGTCTCAAAATGACGATAATAAATAGTGGAAGAGTCGCTCGGTCTGCATTTGTAAAGATATTGCAGAGCAAAAATGGTGTTTATGAGCTTATTGGAGCGAAGCTTTTTACTGGACGCACGCATCAGATACGCGTGCATCTAGCTTCGCTGCAAAGGCATATATTAGGGGATAGTTTATATGGCTTTAAGAGCAAAAAAGCTACTATTCCAAGAGTATTTTTACATGCGTATGTTCTGTATTTACGCCATCCTAAAAGCAATAAAGAGATGCGTTTTGTAGCTCCTTTACCAGATGATATGCAGCAGTTTTTGCAAAAAAATTTTGAAATGGAGAATGTATATGAAAAGATTATTCCAGATACTTTTGATAAGCTCTTTGATTTTTCTAGCGGGTTGTGGATTACAGCCAAAACCAGCTAA
- a CDS encoding Wzz/FepE/Etk N-terminal domain-containing protein: MEEKQPVQLIVQNCPTEEDEIDLWQLWETIKKNRKTIYKVTAAVFLLALVYIFIKTPLYQAKTVMQIGYIGDKPIEKANIVAQKIKTVFYVDSPLQKKIDKEAFIESVNPVKKVDKLIDITAYGISNEKAVNKINEVLKYVRKDEKLKIEHFKQDIQAEIDKTQRDIDKLKIVDIKKIDDQINLVKTHDIKKIDDQINLLKTQDIKKIDDKINLIKTVDIKKIDDQINLLKTQDIKKIDDKINLIKTVDIKKIDDQINLVNTQNLAQINDKITLYQKEIIPNIEKKIQITQKQIEKFEKNIQNLQKSIQKAKDKAFIALTLVQVSNYQNMIYSRQLKINDLHLQKEKILKETIPNLQRQKEKILKETIPNLQRQKEKILKETIPNLQRQKEKILKETIPNLQRQKEKILKETIPNLQRQKEKILKETIPNLQRQKEKILKIEIPKLQDSIGSLRYKLTEAYISPSKFVGDIQTFDKPAKPKKKLILVVALVTGLILGVFLVFFLEFLKSEPKKETE; the protein is encoded by the coding sequence ATGGAAGAGAAACAACCAGTACAACTTATTGTACAAAACTGTCCCACCGAAGAGGATGAGATAGATCTTTGGCAGTTATGGGAAACAATCAAAAAAAATAGAAAAACAATTTATAAAGTAACTGCAGCAGTTTTTCTCCTTGCTCTTGTCTATATCTTTATAAAAACTCCACTTTATCAAGCAAAAACAGTTATGCAGATAGGCTACATCGGTGATAAACCAATCGAAAAAGCAAATATTGTTGCCCAAAAGATAAAAACAGTTTTTTATGTAGATTCTCCTTTGCAAAAAAAAATAGATAAAGAAGCTTTCATAGAAAGTGTCAATCCTGTAAAAAAAGTAGATAAACTCATAGACATCACAGCTTATGGCATCTCTAATGAAAAAGCAGTAAATAAAATCAATGAAGTTTTGAAGTATGTCAGAAAAGATGAGAAACTCAAAATAGAGCACTTTAAACAAGATATTCAAGCCGAAATAGACAAAACGCAAAGAGATATTGATAAACTTAAAATTGTCGATATCAAAAAAATAGATGACCAAATAAATCTGGTTAAAACACACGATATCAAAAAAATAGATGACCAAATCAATCTTTTAAAAACACAAGATATTAAAAAAATCGATGATAAAATCAATCTTATTAAAACTGTCGATATCAAAAAAATAGATGACCAAATCAATCTTTTAAAAACACAAGATATTAAAAAAATCGATGATAAAATCAATCTCATTAAAACTGTCGATATCAAAAAAATAGATGACCAAATCAATCTAGTTAACACACAAAATTTAGCACAGATTAATGACAAAATTACTCTTTATCAAAAAGAGATAATTCCAAATATTGAAAAGAAAATCCAAATTACTCAAAAACAGATAGAAAAATTTGAAAAAAACATCCAAAACTTGCAAAAGAGTATCCAAAAAGCTAAAGATAAAGCTTTTATAGCCCTTACTCTTGTTCAAGTATCCAACTATCAAAACATGATCTACTCAAGACAGCTAAAAATCAACGATCTTCATCTACAAAAAGAAAAAATTCTCAAAGAAACAATTCCAAATCTCCAAAGACAAAAAGAAAAAATTCTCAAAGAAACAATTCCAAATCTCCAAAGACAAAAAGAAAAAATTCTCAAAGAAACAATTCCAAATCTCCAAAGACAAAAAGAAAAAATTCTCAAAGAAACAATTCCAAATCTCCAAAGACAAAAAGAAAAAATTCTCAAAGAAACAATTCCAAATCTCCAAAGACAAAAAGAAAAAATTCTCAAAGAAACAATTCCAAATCTCCAAAGACAAAAAGAAAAAATTCTCAAAATTGAGATTCCAAAATTGCAAGACAGTATTGGATCATTGCGATACAAACTTACTGAAGCCTATATCTCTCCTAGCAAATTTGTAGGTGATATCCAAACCTTTGACAAACCTGCAAAACCAAAGAAAAAACTCATCTTGGTAGTCGCTCTTGTTACAGGTCTAATACTTGGAGTATTTTTAGTCTTTTTTCTTGAGTTTTTAAAAAGTGAACCAAAAAAGGA
- a CDS encoding FtsW/RodA/SpoVE family cell cycle protein, which translates to MFWIDRRILTHFDFVLLFLILPLMLLSNYLIADVNTLLAKKQIVYYIVGFIAFFVAFLLPLREYRWLIPAIYWFNILLLLSVDIFGVSKLGAKRWLAIPFTHFTIQPSEIFKPAFILMLAYIIQNNPPPKEGYGWRDFLKISFYILLPFILIAKEPDLGTAMILLIIGYGVLFVVGVNWKIWATLAVLASLLAPLSYKYLLHDYQKRRIQDFLSEKPSYHVQQSIIAIGSGGLSGKPTEEATQTKLRFLPIATSDFIFAYYVERFGFFGAVALVLLYALLILHLFSIYFKLKGDFFTQVVALSISFLIFTYMSINIAMTIGLAPVVGVPLPLFSYGGSSFVNFMILFGLLEHLLAFRYRFLYNSTHI; encoded by the coding sequence ATGTTTTGGATTGATAGAAGAATATTAACACATTTTGATTTTGTTCTACTCTTTTTGATTCTTCCACTTATGCTTCTCTCTAATTATCTTATAGCAGATGTCAATACGCTTCTTGCTAAAAAGCAGATTGTATACTATATTGTTGGATTTATCGCCTTTTTTGTGGCATTTTTGCTTCCTTTACGAGAATATCGATGGCTTATCCCAGCTATTTACTGGTTTAATATCTTGCTTCTTTTGAGCGTAGATATTTTTGGAGTGAGCAAACTGGGTGCAAAAAGATGGCTTGCAATACCTTTTACCCACTTTACTATCCAGCCATCAGAGATTTTCAAACCCGCCTTCATTCTTATGCTAGCCTACATAATTCAAAACAATCCGCCTCCGAAAGAGGGATATGGGTGGAGAGATTTTTTAAAAATATCATTTTATATTCTCTTACCATTTATACTTATTGCAAAAGAGCCAGATCTCGGGACAGCAATGATACTGCTGATTATAGGTTATGGAGTGCTCTTTGTAGTAGGAGTTAATTGGAAAATATGGGCTACTCTAGCAGTCCTTGCCTCCCTTCTTGCTCCACTTTCATACAAATACCTCCTCCACGATTATCAAAAGCGGCGGATTCAAGACTTTTTGAGTGAAAAACCAAGCTACCATGTCCAACAATCTATCATTGCCATCGGTTCTGGAGGTCTGAGTGGAAAGCCTACAGAAGAAGCGACACAGACCAAACTGCGTTTTCTACCAATTGCAACGAGTGATTTTATCTTCGCATACTATGTAGAGCGCTTTGGATTTTTCGGAGCAGTAGCACTTGTATTACTCTATGCTCTTCTCATACTCCATCTTTTTTCTATCTATTTCAAACTCAAAGGAGATTTCTTTACGCAAGTAGTGGCGCTCAGCATATCTTTTTTGATTTTTACATATATGAGTATCAATATTGCTATGACAATAGGTCTCGCTCCTGTAGTTGGTGTTCCCCTGCCCCTTTTTAGCTATGGAGGAAGCAGTTTTGTCAATTTTATGATACTCTTTGGATTGCTCGAGCATCTTCTTGCATTTCGCTATAGATTTCTGTATAATTCCACACATATTTGA